Part of the Candidatus Desulfatibia profunda genome, ATCGATTAAACCAACTTGGTCTTGTTGTTTAATTTTCGGTCAAGCATTCACTTGATAGCATAGGAATTTTCTTTTTTAAAGTCGCGAATGCTTTCGGGACATTGTATAAAATCGCGAAGCGATTTTATTCTTCCTGCCAGTCTTCACCCCATTCTTCAACAGCCGCAGACGCTTTGGCCAGAACATCGAGTTGGACAGCCTGTACCTTGCGATACACCCGGTTGTATTCTTTTTTCTGGCCGTTTACCGTTAAAAGATCCTTTTCAATCGTGATGCCGAAAAGCCTTTCGTTCTCCTCAAGATACGGCCGAATCAGCTTCCAGTCCGCCGGGCTCAGGTCAACGAACCGGCCGCCGTTGAGCTGGTCATTCACGACTTTGCCAAAGGAGTCTCTTAAATAGATGGCCCCGCCGGAAGCCAGGGAAAAGAGGTTGGAGCCGGGATACGGTGTCGCCTGATCGACAATCTTGCCGGCTTCGTTAAACTCAATGCCGTTAAGGACCACAAATCCGCCGCCCTTGAGCGGATCACCGGCCATGAAGGACTCTGCCAGATAATCCAGGCAGGTGCCGTTAATGACGACCCTGGGAGACCCGACCGCGTTGATCAGGGGCCGGCCGGCAGCGTTGCCCATTACATAGACTTCACCGCCCTTGGCGCCATACATGAATGTTTGGCCGACATCACCGTATACGACCAGTTTGCCTCGTTTCATGATCTGGCCCAACTGGTCCTGGGCGTTTCCATGCACATAGATCTTCAAGCCATCAATGCCAGATGCCAGGTAGTCGCCGGAACTGTCATAGACATCAATGCGGACATCATCGGTATCTTTGGACAGGCCGCAGCCGCAAAATCGCTGCCCCTTGTAGCCATAACAGATGAACCGTTTCCATCCCATCCGAAAGGCGGCGCAAATCAGCCGCGCATCACACGCTTCTCCCTCGGGCGGGAATTGGCGGGCATTGATTACCAGAATGCTCTCATCGCCGCCGGGAGGCTGCAGCAGATTGCGGCTTTCCCAATCGATGGATCGATATTTGCCGAACGTCTTGCCGTTGAAACCGGGGGATGCATCGAAAATCGCGGTCAGGCTGTTGCGGATGATGCCAAGCACCGAACTGCGCTTTTTTGCTCCGGTGGAATAGCGACGATCGTTTAAAAATGTTAAGGCCGCGATGGCCTTGGCTTTTTTTTCGTCGCCGCGGCCGGCTTGGCTTGTCAACTCCCGGCAGACTCGATTCAAGTCGGCGTAGCTCCAAGTGCTCATGTTCCAGAGGCAATCTTTTAAAAAAATCGCGATGTCGTCGGATGCCAGTCCGCGCGATACCGCCGGTGTAATACTTTCTGCATCTGCCGGCGTTAAAATTTCGGGTGTTCGAGCAAAGTGTTTCTGCTCGGACGGTGTCCGCACAACATCGCCGAACTTATTGGTGCACACCAGTTCCTTGGAGCCGTCACCGTTGCCGGCGTCTTTAACGGTGAAAATAAAAGCGCCGCCGTCCGTGGCACTGCCGCCGCGGGCATTCCAGTATTTGTCGGCAATCGGGCAAAAGCGACTGTCCTCGGCGGCCAGGGTCTGTAACGTGGCATCAATGGCCTGTTTTTCCGAACATATCAGGCCGATCTGCACATCTCCTTCCTGCAGGGCAAAAACCTGCGGCCGCAGCATGGACGTATCGGTAATGCCGATCAGTTGGAAGTAATTTTCATAGGGGTTGTTGCGGGCGATGATAAAAAACCAGGGGCCGTCCGGAGACGCATGCATATGGGCCGACTGGATATAGCGATAAATCTTTTGTTTTTCAGGCGGCAGCAAATCAAAATCATACTCGGAAGTCGGCGCCAGGGCCTCTATGATGTATTCCATCGGGTACTCAAACGTACGGTTGAAAAGATCGAGCAGCAGGACTGAAACTTCGGTATCCGTTAAAAATTGCGGAAAGATGTTATGCTGTTTTAAGTATTCGCTGACCGCGTGGTAGTTGGCAAAGTCGCCGTTGTGGACCAGGGCTTCGTCCAGACCGCTGAAAGGGTGTGCGCCGCCGGGATGCCAGACCCGGCCTTTGGTGGGGTAGCGTTGATGCGCAATCCAGCCGTGGGCCTTGAAATCCTCTAAAAGATAGTACTGGGCAACCTGTTCGGCATAGCCGACGATTTTCAGGACCATGATATTGCGGCCGTGTGAAAGCACAAAGGCCTGCTGTTCGCCCAAAGAGGCATAAAACTTCTGGTTGAGGCGGATGGTATTTTGATAAATGAATTCGTCTTCAGCCTTGCCGGCATNNNNNNNNNNNNNNNNNNNNNNNNNNNNNNNNNNNNNNNNNNNNNNNNNNNNNNNNNNNNNNNNNNNNNNNNNNNNNNNNNNNNNNNNNNNNNNNNNNNNNNNNNNNNNNNNNNNNNNNNNNNNNNNNNNNNNNNNNNNNNNNNNNNNNNNNNNNNNNNNNNNNNNNNNNNNNNNNNNNNNNNNNNNNNNNNNNNNNNNNNNNNNNNNNNNNNNNNNNNNNNNNNNNNNNNNNNNNNNNNNNNNNNNNNNNNNNNNNNNNNNNNNNNNNNNNNNNNNNNNNNNNNNNNNNNNNNNNNNNNNNNNNNNNNNNNNNNNNNNN contains:
- a CDS encoding glutamate synthase, producing the protein AGKAEDEFIYQNTIRLNQKFYASLGEQQAFVLSHGRNIMVLKIVGYAEQVAQYYLLEDFKAHGWIAHQRYPTKGRVWHPGGAHPFSGLDEALVHNGDFANYHAVSEYLKQHNIFPQFLTDTEVSVLLLDLFNRTFEYPMEYIIEALAPTSEYDFDLLPPEKQKIYRYIQSAHMHASPDGPWFFIIARNNPYENYFQLIGITDTSMLRPQVFALQEGDVQIGLICSEKQAIDATLQTLAAEDSRFCPIADKYWNARGGSATDGGAFIFTVKDAGNGDGSKELVCTNKFGDVVRTPSEQKHFARTPEILTPADAESITPAVSRGLASDDIAIFLKDCLWNMSTWSYADLNRVCRELTSQAGRGDEKKAKAIAALTFLNDRRYSTGAKKRSSVLGIIRNSLTAIFDASPGFNGKTFGKYRSIDWESRNLLQPPGGDESILVINARQFPPEGEACDARLICAAFRMGWKRFICYGYKGQRFCGCGLSKDTDDVRIDVYDSSGDYLASGIDGLKIYVHGNAQDQLGQIMKRGKLVVYGDVGQTFMYGAKGGEVYVMGNAAGRPLINAVGSPRVVINGTCLDYLAESFMAGDPLKGGGFVVLNGIEFNEAGKIVDQATPYPGSNLFSLASGGAIYLRDSFGKVVNDQLNGGRFVDLSPADWKLIRPYLEENERLFGITIEKDLLTVNGQKKEYNRVYRKVQAVQLDVLAKASAAVEEWGEDWQEE